The following coding sequences are from one Alosa alosa isolate M-15738 ecotype Scorff River chromosome 3, AALO_Geno_1.1, whole genome shotgun sequence window:
- the casq2 gene encoding calsequestrin-2, producing MRTHWLLLFSCLCLAPLLSLAEEGLDFPSYDGKDRVLDIDDKNFKKALKKYDMLCLLYHAPPPTAKDQQKQFQMTELVLELAAQVLEVKNIGFGMVDSHKDAKVAKKLGLDEEGSVYIFKDDRVIEFDGMLSANVLVEFLLDLMEDPVEVLDNALELRAFDRMDDEIRVVGYFKNQDSEHFLAFKEAAEQFQPYIRFFATFEKSVAKPLTLKMNEVDFYEPFMDEWTYFFRTIPDKPNSEEEIVAFMIPFTGTTLRKLRAEDMFETWEDDMDGIHIVAFAEEEDPDGFEFLEILKEVARDNTHNKDLSIVWIDPDDFPLLITYWEKTFKVDLFRPQIGVVNVTDADSIWMEMDDDDDLPTAEELEDWIEDVLSGKVNTEDDDDDDDDDDDDDDDDDDDDDDDDDDDSDDDDDDDDDDNDDDDDDDDDDGDDDDDDDDDDDDDDDDDDDDDDDE from the exons ATGAGGACCCACTGGCTGCTCCTCTTTTCCTGCCTGTGTCTggcgcctctcctctccctggccGAGGAAGGCCTTGATTTCCCGAGCTACGATGGCAAGGACCGCGTCCTGGATATCGACGACAAGAACTTCAAGAAGGCCCTGAAGAAGTATGATATGCTATGCCTGCTCTACCACGCTCCACCACCCACCGCCAAGGATCAGCAGAAACAGTTCCAGATGACCGAGCTCGTCCTGGAG CTGGCAGCCCAAGTCCTGGAGGTGAAGAACATCGGCTTTGGCATGGTCGATTCCCACAAAGACGCCAAGGTTGCTAAGAAACTCG GCCTGGATGAAGAGGGCAGTGTTTACATCTTCAAAGACGACCGTGTGATCGAGTTTGACGGGATGCTCTCTGCAAATGTCCTTGTGGAGTTCCTTTTAGAC TTAATGGAGGATCCAGTGGAAGTACTTGATAATGCGCTTGAATTAAGAGCATTTGATCGCATGGATGACGAAATCCGGGTTGTTGGTTACTTCAAAAACCAAGACTCTGAAC ATTTCCTTGCTTTCAAAGAGGCAGCAGAGCAATTCCAACCTTACATCAGATTTTTTGCCACCTTTGAAAAATCA GTGGCCAAACCTCTGACTCTGAAGATGAATGAGGTGGACTTCTATGAGCCCTTCATGGATGA GTGGACCTATTTCTTCCGGACCATTCCTGACAAGCCCAACTCTGAGGAGGAGATCGTGGCTTTCATGATACCATTTACTGGGA CTACACTGAGAAAACTGCGGGCTGAGGACATGTTTGAGACCTGG GAAGATGACATGGATGGCATTCATATCGTGGCCTTTGCAGAGGAAGAAGACCCTG ATGGCTTTGAGTTCCTTGAGATCCTGAAAGAAGTAGCCAGAGACAACACTCACAACAAAGACCTCAGCATCGTATGGATCGACCCCGATGACTTCCCACTG CTGATCACATACTGGGAAAAAACCTTTAAAGTCGACCTCTTCAGGCCTCAGATTGGTGTGGTCAACGTTACTGAT GCGGACAGCATTTGGATGGAGATggacgatgatgatgatctGCCCACAGCTGAAGAACTGGAGGACTGGATCGAAGACGTGCTCTCAGGCAAAGTCAACactgaggatgatgatgatgatgatgatgatgatgatgatgacgatgatgatgacgacgatgatgacgacgatgatgacgatgatgatagcgatgacgacgacgatgatgatgatgatgataatgatgatgacgacgacgatgatgacgatgatggcgacgatgatgatgatgatgatgatgatgatgatgatgacgatgatgacgacgacgatgacgatgatgatgaataa